The following coding sequences lie in one Rutidosis leptorrhynchoides isolate AG116_Rl617_1_P2 chromosome 4, CSIRO_AGI_Rlap_v1, whole genome shotgun sequence genomic window:
- the LOC139841809 gene encoding uncharacterized protein produces the protein MVGKRDSWLWMLDSKGIFTVKVCSVLIDNATLTRDPNSIETYRNSLVPKKVEVFIWRARLGYIPVRVTLDKWGINLNSVRCPICDGDIETVEHILFTCQVEKYTWSKVLHWWGYDSTIFSYGDIFSGTFGNLAYDSKRTFWQAVCWVVCYTLWKNRNVKVFKNKIETVSSLVNEIQILSFE, from the coding sequence ATGGTTGGCAAAAGGGATAGTTGGCTTTGGATGTTGGATTCGAAAGGGATTTTTACGGTGAAGGTGTGTTCGGTTTTAATTGATAACGCAACATTAACTAGGGATCCTAATTCGATTGAAACTTATCGCAATAGCTTGGTTCCAAAAAAAGTTGAGGTCTTCATTTGGCGTGCAAGATTGGGCTATATCCCGGTGAGGGTGACATTGGATAAATGGGGAATCAATTTAAATAGTGTTCGATGCCCGATTTGTGATGGCGATATCGAGACGGTGGAGCACATCTTATTCACGTGTCAAGTTGAAAAATATACATGGTCAAAAGTGCTTCATTGGTGGGGATATGATTCAACAATCTTTAGTTATGGTGATATTTTTAGTGGAACTTTCGGTAATCTAGCCTATGATAGTAAAAGAACGTTTTGGCAAGCGGTATGTTGGGTGGTTTGTTATACTCTTTGGAAGAATAGGAATGTGAAAGTCTTCAAAAATAAGATTGAGACGGTTTCATCTTTAGTTAATGAGATTCAAATCCTTTCCTTCGAGTGA